A portion of the Corynebacterium occultum genome contains these proteins:
- a CDS encoding YdcF family protein, protein MNSSEKARSSGTPAWLLVLGTAQYDGRPSPHFRARLDHVVQLAERWSGIPVVTVGGKMPVDRFTEAEAGLNYLQEQGVEPTRIHAVGEGSDSRGSLCAALAELPWLGEGRGVLISDPLHGPRVVLLARQLGIRAWADPTRTSPTQFPRPTWWLALTHEAGGLLVAVVSHLFGRDRADRLEDALRRLQGKIRPSRRARHEQLRRQSEN, encoded by the coding sequence ATGAACTCGTCAGAAAAAGCAAGGAGCAGCGGCACACCCGCCTGGCTGCTGGTGTTGGGTACCGCCCAGTATGATGGCCGTCCCTCCCCCCACTTCAGGGCCCGCCTCGATCATGTGGTGCAGCTCGCGGAACGCTGGTCGGGAATCCCGGTGGTCACCGTGGGCGGAAAAATGCCCGTGGACCGCTTCACCGAAGCCGAAGCCGGCCTCAACTACCTGCAGGAACAGGGGGTGGAGCCGACCAGGATCCATGCGGTGGGGGAAGGTTCTGACAGTCGGGGATCCCTGTGCGCGGCACTGGCTGAATTGCCCTGGCTGGGGGAGGGGAGAGGGGTGCTGATCAGCGATCCCCTGCACGGGCCCCGGGTGGTGCTGCTGGCGCGTCAACTCGGAATCCGGGCCTGGGCGGACCCCACCCGCACCTCGCCCACACAGTTTCCCCGACCCACCTGGTGGCTGGCTCTGACCCATGAAGCTGGCGGACTGTTGGTGGCGGTGGTGTCCCACCTGTTCGGGCGTGATCGGGCAGATAGGCTGGAGGATGCCCTTCGTCGCCTGCAGGGTAAGATCCGTCCCTCGCGCCGTGCCCGCCATGAACAACTGCGCAGACAATCGGAAAACTGA
- a CDS encoding TPM domain-containing protein produces MELNLVRLGTFAVAAGAVTLFGAAFTPLTAGAEATAVVAQAPDFYSERVIDRSGVLSASEKHQIEEAISTFQTESQKAIFVVFQPSFDGMAAQDFAREAVAINGGNNVAVYAVATQDRAVGLWLGEDWSQSDFDAMYDAAFAELSVDNWGGSALALVDAAAGGGSSAGVAWVGGGLAALGVAGGGFYAYSRNKKKKTDADILSGARQIDPADVNKLNRLQTSALETLAQEELVSTDESIRRAREELDLAIAEFGPERTRSFTRAMNHSTTTLQQAFAIQQKLDDSIKETEAEKRSLLVQIISSCGQADDALDTEAASFAELRNLLVNAPAKLDEITQQTVDLRARLPLAEEILGRLRREYPAESLNSINDNIEAASISLDEAEKSLDAGRQLESRPPGEQGGLVDAIRNAEHAVEVANRQLRSIEHADDNIRSARAGLGALIAEVEGEIREAGQLKQRNINADWDTIDDTVARAIARVENAREKSERDPLSAYTSLQEIDTELDMHLDQLRATAADQARLFQLFEQQSNSASATIQSAEDLIASRGRIIGSSARTHLAEAKRLQAMAIQHRDSNTREAIEYARQASIKGSKALAQAQHNVDDYRNRHNGGGGGNSGTGAFIAGMVINSMLSGGGRGGGGFGGGFGGGGGGFGGGGGGGFGGGGRF; encoded by the coding sequence ATGGAACTTAATCTGGTGCGCTTGGGGACTTTTGCCGTTGCAGCTGGTGCGGTCACGTTATTCGGTGCAGCTTTCACCCCTCTGACCGCGGGCGCGGAGGCCACAGCGGTCGTGGCACAGGCCCCGGATTTCTACAGTGAAAGGGTCATCGATCGCTCCGGGGTGCTCAGCGCCTCGGAGAAACACCAGATCGAGGAAGCGATCAGTACCTTCCAGACGGAGAGCCAGAAGGCGATCTTCGTGGTCTTCCAACCCAGCTTCGATGGGATGGCGGCCCAGGACTTCGCCCGTGAGGCGGTGGCGATCAACGGTGGCAACAATGTCGCCGTCTACGCCGTGGCCACGCAGGACCGGGCGGTGGGTCTCTGGCTGGGAGAGGACTGGTCCCAGAGTGATTTCGACGCCATGTATGACGCCGCTTTTGCCGAGCTTTCCGTCGATAACTGGGGTGGCTCCGCCTTGGCACTCGTGGATGCCGCAGCCGGCGGCGGCTCCAGCGCCGGGGTGGCCTGGGTGGGCGGCGGCCTGGCCGCACTGGGGGTGGCCGGCGGTGGCTTCTACGCCTACTCCCGCAACAAGAAGAAGAAAACTGATGCGGATATCCTCAGTGGGGCCCGCCAGATCGACCCGGCTGATGTCAACAAACTCAATCGTCTCCAGACCTCGGCTCTGGAGACCCTGGCCCAGGAGGAACTGGTCTCCACCGATGAGTCCATTCGCCGGGCGCGGGAGGAACTGGACCTGGCGATCGCCGAGTTCGGCCCGGAGCGCACCCGGTCTTTTACCCGGGCGATGAACCACTCCACCACCACCCTGCAGCAGGCCTTCGCCATCCAGCAGAAACTCGATGACTCCATCAAGGAAACTGAAGCCGAGAAACGCAGCCTGCTGGTGCAGATCATCTCCTCCTGCGGGCAGGCCGATGATGCCCTGGACACCGAGGCCGCAAGCTTCGCCGAGTTACGCAACCTCCTGGTCAATGCCCCGGCAAAGCTGGATGAGATCACCCAGCAAACCGTGGATCTCAGGGCCCGCCTGCCCCTGGCCGAAGAGATCCTGGGGCGCCTGCGCCGCGAGTATCCCGCAGAGTCGCTCAACAGCATCAACGACAATATTGAGGCTGCCTCCATCAGCCTGGATGAGGCCGAGAAGTCCCTGGATGCCGGCCGCCAGCTGGAGTCCCGGCCCCCGGGTGAGCAGGGTGGTCTGGTTGATGCCATCCGTAATGCCGAACATGCCGTGGAGGTGGCTAACCGCCAGTTGCGCAGCATCGAGCATGCCGATGACAATATCCGCAGCGCCCGGGCTGGTCTGGGTGCGCTGATCGCAGAGGTTGAGGGGGAGATCCGGGAGGCCGGGCAGCTCAAGCAGCGCAATATCAACGCTGACTGGGACACCATCGACGATACGGTGGCCCGGGCTATCGCCAGGGTGGAAAACGCCCGGGAGAAGAGCGAGAGGGATCCCCTGAGCGCCTACACCTCACTGCAGGAGATTGACACCGAACTGGACATGCACCTGGATCAGCTGCGTGCCACCGCCGCCGATCAGGCCCGCCTCTTCCAGCTCTTCGAGCAGCAGAGTAACTCCGCCTCGGCGACCATCCAGTCCGCGGAGGATCTCATCGCCTCCCGCGGCCGGATCATCGGATCTTCGGCCCGTACCCACCTGGCGGAGGCCAAGCGACTGCAGGCCATGGCTATCCAGCACCGTGACTCCAATACCCGTGAAGCCATCGAGTACGCCCGCCAGGCCAGCATCAAGGGTTCCAAGGCACTCGCCCAGGCGCAGCACAATGTCGATGATTACCGTAACCGTCACAATGGTGGCGGGGGTGGCAACAGCGGAACCGGTGCCTTCATCGCCGGCATGGTGATCAACAGCATGCTCTCCGGTGGTGGCCGGGGTGGTGGCGGTTTCGGCGGTGGCTTTGGCGGTGGTGGCGGGGGCTTCGGAGGTGGTGGTGGCGGTGGTTTCGGTGGCGGCGGCCGCTTCTGA